The genomic stretch TCGGTCCCTGTTCCCATCGCGATGCCGACGTCGGCGGCGGCCAGCGCCGGGGCGTCATTGACGCCGTCGCCGGCCATCGCGACGATGCGTCCGGCCTGGCGCAATTTGGCGACCACGGCGCTTTTTTGATCGGGCAGCACCTCGGCTTCAACATCGGCGATCTCCAATCGCCGCGCCACCGCGTTCGCCGTGGTGCGGTTGTCGCCGGTCAGCATGATCACCTTGATGCCTTCCGCGGCCAGCGCCTTCAGCGCCGCCGGGGTCGAAGCCTTGACGGGATCGGCGATCGCGAACAGGCCGGCGAGCCGCCCGTCGACCGCCAGGCTGACGACGGTGGCGCCGTCGGTGCGCAGCGCTTCGGCCTGCGCCTGCAGCGTCTGGGTGTCGATGCCGAGCGAAGCGAGGTAACTGGCATTGCCGATCACCAGGGCGCGGCCCTCGACCTTGCCGCTGGCGCCTTTTCCGCTCGGCGATTCGAAATCGTCGACCGTGCTCAGGGTGATGTCGCGCTCCTTGGCGGCGCCGACGATGGCGTCGGCCAGCGGATGCTCGCTGGCGCGCTCGACGCTGGCGGCGAGGCGCAGTAACTCGGCGTCGTCAAAACCATCGGCGGCGAAAATGGAGACCACACTTGGTTTGCCTTCGGTCAGCGTCCCGGTCTTGTCCACCACCAGCGTATCGACCCGCTCCATCCGCTCCAGCGATTCGGCGCTCCTGATCAGCACGCCGGCCTGGGCGCCGCGGCCGACGCCGACCATGATCGACATCGGTGTGGCGAGGCCGAGCGCGCAGGGGCAGGCGATGATCAGCACGCTGACGGCGGCGACCAGCGCGTAAGTCAGCCGCGGCTCCGGTCCGAATGCGGCCCAGGCGCCGAAGGCCACACAGGCGGCCAGGATCACGGTCGGCACGAACCAGCCGGCGACGCGGTCGGCGACGCGCTGGATCGGCGCCCGTGAGCGCTGCGCCTGCGCCACCATCTGGACGATCCGGGCGAGCACGGTGTCGCGTCCGACCTGGTCGGCGCGCATCACGAAGCCGCCGGATTGGTTCATCGTGCCGGCCACCACCTTGCCGCCAGCCTCGCGGGTGACGGGCATCGATTCCCCGGTCACCAGCGTTTCATCGAGCGAGGAGCGGCCCTCGAGGATCACGCCATCGACCGGGACCTTCTCGCCAGGCCGGACCCGCAATTTGTCGCCGACCTTGAGGGCGTCGATCTCGACCTCGTGGTCGTTGCCGGCTTCGTCGATCCGGCGCGCGGTCTTCGGCGCCAGTTGCAACAGCGCCTTGATCGCGCCCGAGGTCGCCTCGCGGGCGCGCAGCTCCAGCATCTGGCCGAGCAGCACCAGCACGGTGATGACGGCCGCGGCTTCGAAATAGACCGGGACCGCTCCGCCATGACTGCGGAACGCCGGCGGAAACAGCTGCGGGGCCAGCGTCGCGACCAGGCTGTAGACATAGGCGACGCCGGTGCCCATCGCGACCAGCGTGAACATGTTGAGGTTGCGCGTCACCAGCGACTGCCAGCCGCGCACGAAGAACGGCCAGCCGGCCCACAGCACGACCGGGGTGGCGAAGCCGAGCTGAATCCAGTTCGACAAGGTCGGATCGATCAAGCCGCCACCGCCGACCAGATGGCCGCCC from Rhodopseudomonas sp. BAL398 encodes the following:
- a CDS encoding heavy metal translocating P-type ATPase, producing the protein MSVDPATSKHHFEHGGQTYHFCCAGCRTKFAADPAAYLNEAKSAPELHQLSELPAKSSCCSGTHDHADHHHGDPAAKAIDPVCGMSVDPATSEHRFEFEGQTYHFCRAGCQSKFAADPKSYLDKSQPKPKDDVPEGTIYTCPMDPQIRQVGPGTCPICGMALEPDVVSLDAPPNAELADMTRRFWIGLALALPAVVLEMGGHLVGGGGLIDPTLSNWIQLGFATPVVLWAGWPFFVRGWQSLVTRNLNMFTLVAMGTGVAYVYSLVATLAPQLFPPAFRSHGGAVPVYFEAAAVITVLVLLGQMLELRAREATSGAIKALLQLAPKTARRIDEAGNDHEVEIDALKVGDKLRVRPGEKVPVDGVILEGRSSLDETLVTGESMPVTREAGGKVVAGTMNQSGGFVMRADQVGRDTVLARIVQMVAQAQRSRAPIQRVADRVAGWFVPTVILAACVAFGAWAAFGPEPRLTYALVAAVSVLIIACPCALGLATPMSIMVGVGRGAQAGVLIRSAESLERMERVDTLVVDKTGTLTEGKPSVVSIFAADGFDDAELLRLAASVERASEHPLADAIVGAAKERDITLSTVDDFESPSGKGASGKVEGRALVIGNASYLASLGIDTQTLQAQAEALRTDGATVVSLAVDGRLAGLFAIADPVKASTPAALKALAAEGIKVIMLTGDNRTTANAVARRLEIADVEAEVLPDQKSAVVAKLRQAGRIVAMAGDGVNDAPALAAADVGIAMGTGTDVAMESAGITLLQGDLGGIVRARRLSQATMLNIRQNLFFAFIYNAAGIPIAAGVLYPSFGLLLSPIIAAAAMSLSSVSVIGNALRLRTTAL